A genome region from Streptomyces sp. NBC_01296 includes the following:
- a CDS encoding molybdopterin-dependent oxidoreductase, which produces MPPGPPPGPTRPEFWRSPLRGPWLTAVFGLILLVGVTVLFVTGLLSYAAYNPDLARVNDQTPDKGWLGFYLFSWPTSPYWLYRVNQGVHVVLGIVLVPVLLAKLWSVIPKLFEWPPVRSVSHGIERLSLLLLVGGAGFEFVTGILNVQLHYIFPGSFYVLHFYGAWVFIGAFVVHVASRLPRALRAVRAGPVRPEAGTDEAAGLVSPRPAPPTISRRGALGMVGLGSLALFVVTAGQSVGGWWRRTALLAPHGQDPGSGPNGFQINKTAASVGIRASDTGPAWRLTVRAPGRQVILTRKELLAMEQHEAALPIACVEGWSTPDQLWSGVRLTDLAALVGQGTDTPQALVESVQRGGSFSSVVLRDNQVRDHRSLLAVRVNGAVLSADHGYPARVIVPGAPGVHNTKWVTRLTFGGPE; this is translated from the coding sequence GTGCCGCCAGGGCCTCCGCCGGGGCCGACGCGTCCGGAGTTCTGGCGCAGCCCGCTGAGGGGGCCGTGGCTGACCGCGGTCTTCGGCCTGATCCTGCTCGTCGGCGTGACGGTCCTGTTCGTGACCGGGCTGCTGTCTTACGCCGCCTACAACCCGGACCTGGCGCGGGTCAATGACCAGACGCCCGACAAGGGGTGGCTCGGCTTCTACCTGTTCTCTTGGCCGACCTCGCCGTATTGGCTCTACCGGGTGAACCAGGGCGTCCACGTGGTCCTGGGCATCGTCCTCGTGCCGGTGCTGCTGGCGAAGCTGTGGTCGGTCATCCCCAAGCTGTTCGAGTGGCCGCCGGTGCGGTCGGTCAGTCACGGCATCGAGCGCCTGTCCCTGCTGCTCCTGGTGGGCGGCGCCGGCTTCGAGTTCGTCACCGGCATCCTCAACGTGCAGCTGCACTACATCTTCCCGGGATCCTTCTACGTCCTGCACTTCTACGGGGCGTGGGTGTTCATCGGCGCCTTCGTCGTGCACGTGGCCTCCCGTCTGCCGCGAGCACTCCGCGCTGTCAGGGCCGGTCCGGTCCGGCCCGAGGCCGGCACGGACGAGGCGGCCGGGCTGGTCTCGCCCCGGCCGGCGCCGCCGACCATCTCCCGCCGGGGCGCCCTGGGCATGGTCGGGCTCGGGTCCCTGGCGCTGTTCGTGGTGACGGCGGGGCAGAGCGTGGGCGGCTGGTGGCGCCGGACCGCGCTGCTCGCCCCGCACGGCCAGGACCCCGGTTCCGGGCCGAACGGCTTCCAGATCAACAAGACCGCGGCGTCCGTCGGTATCCGGGCGAGCGACACCGGCCCCGCCTGGCGGCTGACCGTACGGGCGCCAGGCCGCCAGGTCATCCTCACCCGCAAGGAGCTGCTGGCCATGGAACAGCACGAGGCGGCCCTGCCCATCGCCTGCGTGGAGGGCTGGTCGACCCCCGACCAGCTGTGGAGCGGCGTGCGCCTGACCGATCTGGCAGCCCTCGTCGGACAAGGTACGGACACCCCACAGGCACTGGTGGAATCGGTGCAGCGCGGAGGGTCGTTCAGCTCGGTCGTCCTGCGAGACAACCAGGTACGCGACCACCGCTCATTGCTGGCCGTTCGCGTCAACGGGGCGGTCCTGTCCGCGGACCACGGCTACCCGGCCCGCGTGATCGTCCCCGGCGCACCCGGCGTCCACAACACCAAGTGGGTCACGCGCCTCACCTTCGGAGGGCCGGAGTGA
- a CDS encoding excalibur calcium-binding domain-containing protein, producing the protein MIAVVAATLFVPPLGSALAFMARWGKAGKAVAVSAASLWFVILIVAASGPAPKSPAAKPLPAPTVTVTATATVTATPQPSPTPTPTATATPTPTPTPTRAAEPAPAPPADHGNDGSSSASGPNSSGDSTSGGSSSDGSSSNSSSSEEDGSAYYKNCAAARAAGAAPVRRGEPGYGPHLDRDGDGVACE; encoded by the coding sequence GTGATCGCGGTCGTCGCAGCCACCCTGTTCGTGCCCCCGCTCGGCTCCGCGCTGGCGTTCATGGCCCGCTGGGGCAAGGCCGGGAAGGCCGTGGCCGTCTCCGCGGCATCGCTGTGGTTCGTCATCCTGATCGTGGCGGCCTCCGGGCCGGCGCCCAAGTCCCCTGCCGCGAAGCCGCTTCCCGCGCCGACCGTCACCGTCACCGCGACGGCAACGGTCACCGCGACGCCTCAACCAAGCCCGACGCCCACCCCGACCGCGACTGCGACCCCGACGCCGACACCGACACCGACACGAGCCGCGGAGCCAGCCCCCGCCCCGCCCGCCGACCACGGCAACGACGGTTCCTCCTCGGCCAGTGGGCCGAACTCCTCCGGTGACTCAACCTCCGGCGGGTCGTCTTCGGACGGGTCCTCCTCCAACTCCTCATCGTCCGAAGAGGACGGGAGCGCCTACTACAAGAACTGCGCTGCGGCCCGCGCAGCGGGAGCGGCGCCGGTGCGGCGCGGTGAGCCCGGCTACGGCCCCCACCTCGACCGCGACGGCGACGGCGTGGCGTGCGAGTAG
- the xdhC gene encoding xanthine dehydrogenase accessory protein XdhC — protein sequence MSWVAAVARLRARREPGVLVTVATVRGHAPRRAGAKLVVGRTETWGSIGGGNIEAVAIDRARELYGTAGPEPEPEPELMEFALNDKVTGRHGVQCCGGAVTVLLEPLPVVQAVAVFGVGHVGLELARILARHHLDLHLIDTRPDMLTAERLGVLADAVAQIHVHHTPLLPEEVLAELPPGTHVLIMTHDHAEDAALCDAALRTAGLGSIGLIGSSAKWARFRQRLATEGGHDAATIDRIKTPIGIAEITGKEPATIAVSVAADLLRSFEQARHRAVPNPVAAVPYAPVAGSA from the coding sequence ATGAGCTGGGTGGCCGCGGTCGCGCGGTTGCGTGCACGCCGGGAACCCGGCGTGCTCGTGACCGTCGCGACCGTGCGCGGCCACGCACCCCGCCGGGCCGGTGCCAAACTCGTCGTCGGACGGACCGAGACCTGGGGGTCGATCGGCGGCGGCAACATCGAGGCCGTGGCCATCGATCGGGCGCGCGAGCTGTACGGCACAGCCGGTCCGGAGCCGGAGCCGGAGCCGGAGCTGATGGAATTCGCCCTCAACGACAAGGTCACCGGCCGGCACGGCGTGCAGTGCTGCGGCGGAGCCGTCACCGTACTGCTCGAACCGCTGCCGGTGGTCCAAGCGGTGGCGGTCTTCGGCGTCGGGCACGTGGGACTGGAACTGGCCCGCATCCTGGCCCGCCACCACCTCGACCTGCACCTGATCGACACCCGACCCGACATGCTCACCGCCGAACGACTCGGCGTACTCGCGGACGCGGTGGCGCAGATCCACGTGCACCACACCCCACTGCTTCCGGAGGAGGTGCTCGCGGAGCTACCCCCCGGCACCCACGTCCTGATCATGACCCACGATCACGCCGAGGACGCCGCACTGTGCGACGCCGCACTGCGCACCGCCGGGCTCGGCTCGATCGGATTGATCGGCTCGTCCGCCAAATGGGCGCGGTTCCGGCAACGCCTGGCCACCGAGGGCGGCCACGACGCCGCCACCATCGACCGGATCAAGACCCCGATCGGAATCGCCGAGATCACCGGCAAGGAACCCGCCACGATCGCGGTGAGCGTCGCGGCAGACCTACTCCGGTCCTTCGAACAGGCCCGCCACCGGGCCGTGCCGAACCCGGTCGCGGCGGTGCCGTACGCTCCGGTCGCCGGAAGCGCGTGA
- a CDS encoding ADP-ribosylglycohydrolase family protein, giving the protein MPAAALDSLSGLAFGDAFGDRWFGILRREGPAALEARILPPEPVWQWSDDTAQALVLVRELADGGGTVDQDRLALRLAEAYADDTHRGYGASMHDVLRRIGTGEPWREVVAGQFGGQGSWGNGAAMRVAPLGAWHAADLDTVAEQAARQSKVSHHHPEAVVAAVAVALAAALATRSRGGPAPARPDFLQAVAARLPDSDVRSAVRVAARMSAHTSVRHAASVLGSGYRMSGPDTVPYALWCAAAHLDDLHEGLWSTVTGRGDIDTTCAIVGGVIAARTGVATLPPAWHAAREPLPPCVPE; this is encoded by the coding sequence ATGCCTGCAGCTGCACTGGACTCGTTGTCCGGGCTCGCCTTCGGTGATGCCTTCGGTGACCGCTGGTTCGGCATCCTGCGCCGCGAAGGCCCCGCAGCCCTGGAGGCACGGATCCTGCCCCCGGAGCCGGTGTGGCAGTGGAGCGACGACACCGCCCAGGCGCTCGTTCTCGTCCGTGAACTCGCCGATGGCGGCGGCACCGTCGACCAGGACCGCCTCGCCCTGCGCCTCGCCGAGGCTTACGCCGACGACACGCACCGCGGCTACGGAGCCTCGATGCACGACGTGCTCCGCCGGATCGGCACGGGCGAGCCCTGGCGGGAGGTCGTCGCCGGACAGTTCGGCGGCCAGGGCTCCTGGGGCAACGGCGCGGCCATGCGCGTCGCCCCGCTCGGCGCCTGGCACGCCGCCGACCTCGACACCGTCGCCGAACAGGCCGCCCGCCAGAGCAAGGTCTCGCATCACCACCCGGAAGCGGTCGTTGCAGCCGTGGCGGTAGCCCTCGCCGCGGCGCTGGCAACGCGCAGCCGGGGCGGACCCGCGCCGGCACGTCCGGACTTCCTCCAAGCGGTCGCAGCACGGCTGCCCGACAGCGACGTCCGGTCGGCAGTGCGGGTCGCGGCCCGCATGTCGGCACACACCTCGGTTCGGCACGCCGCCAGCGTCCTGGGCTCCGGATACCGAATGTCAGGGCCTGACACCGTCCCCTACGCCCTCTGGTGCGCGGCAGCTCACCTCGACGACCTGCACGAGGGCCTGTGGTCCACCGTCACCGGGCGCGGCGACATCGACACCACCTGCGCCATCGTGGGCGGGGTGATCGCCGCTCGCACGGGCGTCGCCACGCTTCCGCCCGCCTGGCACGCAGCCCGTGAACCGCTGCCGCCATGCGTGCCGGAGTAG
- a CDS encoding xanthine dehydrogenase small subunit has product MVAARITVNGKETPISPAAPHTTALDFLRERGLTGTKEGCAEGECGACSVLVARPGVNKPTDWVAVNACLVPVAALDGQEVITSEGLATAGESGAPAALHPVQEEMAVRGGSQCGYCTPGFICSMASEYYRPDRCAHPDSADGPDTGTGTGTDTEHGPNGFDLHALSGNLCRCTGYRPIRDAAFAVGTPTANDPLAQRREQSPPEPVCTEYTRDDSTFLRPDTLAEALQLLRERTDAVVVAGSTDWGVEVNIRSRRANCVIAVDRLPELREMRVESDHIEIGAAQTLTEIERRLDGSVPLLAGLFPQFASRLIRNSATLGGNLGTGSPIGDSPPVLLALEASVVLADADGEREVPLCDYFTGYRQSVRRPGELIRAVRIPLPLSPLTAFHKIAKRRFDDISSVAIAFALDIEDGIVRKARIGLGGVAATPIRALATEAALEGKPWAAKTVEAASQVLQAQGTPMDDHRASAGYRSAMLGQSLLKLYAQTTEAVSS; this is encoded by the coding sequence ATGGTAGCGGCGCGGATCACGGTCAACGGGAAAGAAACACCGATTTCACCGGCTGCACCCCACACCACCGCGCTGGATTTTCTGCGCGAGCGTGGCCTCACCGGCACCAAGGAGGGCTGCGCCGAGGGTGAATGCGGCGCCTGTTCCGTCCTGGTGGCCCGTCCCGGGGTGAACAAACCCACTGACTGGGTGGCGGTCAACGCCTGCCTGGTCCCGGTCGCGGCGCTCGACGGTCAGGAGGTCATCACCTCCGAAGGTCTCGCCACCGCCGGTGAGTCCGGCGCGCCTGCAGCGTTGCACCCCGTGCAGGAGGAGATGGCCGTCCGCGGCGGCTCCCAATGCGGTTACTGCACACCGGGATTCATCTGCAGCATGGCCTCCGAGTACTACCGGCCCGACCGCTGCGCGCACCCGGACTCGGCCGACGGCCCTGACACCGGTACCGGCACCGGCACCGATACCGAGCACGGTCCGAACGGCTTCGATCTGCACGCGCTGAGCGGAAACCTGTGCCGCTGCACCGGCTACCGCCCGATTCGCGACGCCGCGTTCGCCGTCGGTACACCCACGGCGAACGACCCTCTGGCCCAGCGTCGCGAGCAGTCCCCGCCCGAACCGGTCTGCACCGAGTACACCCGGGACGACAGCACGTTCCTGCGGCCCGACACCCTGGCCGAGGCCCTGCAGCTGCTGCGCGAGCGGACCGACGCGGTGGTCGTCGCCGGCAGCACCGACTGGGGTGTGGAGGTGAACATCCGCTCCCGCCGGGCGAATTGCGTGATCGCGGTCGACCGCCTGCCCGAACTGCGGGAGATGCGGGTCGAATCCGACCACATCGAGATCGGTGCGGCGCAGACGCTCACAGAGATCGAACGCCGCCTCGACGGCAGCGTCCCGCTGCTGGCAGGGCTGTTCCCCCAGTTCGCATCCCGGCTCATCCGCAACAGTGCGACCCTCGGCGGCAATCTGGGTACCGGGTCCCCCATCGGTGACAGCCCGCCGGTACTGCTCGCGCTGGAGGCATCGGTGGTACTCGCCGACGCCGACGGTGAGCGCGAGGTCCCCCTCTGCGACTATTTCACCGGTTACCGGCAGAGCGTGCGCCGTCCCGGCGAGCTGATCCGCGCGGTGCGCATCCCCCTGCCGCTGTCACCCCTCACGGCCTTCCACAAGATCGCCAAACGGCGCTTCGACGACATCTCCAGCGTGGCGATCGCTTTCGCGCTCGACATCGAGGACGGGATCGTGCGCAAGGCACGCATCGGCCTGGGCGGCGTGGCCGCCACCCCGATCCGCGCCCTCGCCACCGAGGCGGCCCTGGAGGGCAAGCCGTGGGCGGCGAAGACCGTCGAGGCCGCGTCCCAGGTGCTGCAGGCCCAGGGCACGCCCATGGACGATCACCGCGCCAGCGCCGGATACCGCTCCGCGATGCTCGGCCAGAGCCTGCTGAAGCTGTACGCGCAAACCACCGAGGCGGTGTCGTCATGA
- a CDS encoding class I SAM-dependent methyltransferase: MSTSGSGSADTAEDWNNGSYAAAMHARRGDLSLRDADGWCCPLDVERWCARADAGDHAVLRRCKGRVLDIGCGAGRLVEALLHRGHCALGIDVSPSAVITTVRRGGAALRRSVFDPIPDEGTWGTALLIDGNIGIGGDPCRLLRRIRDLVHGHGLLIVETASGDADERRRVRIHAGQHAVSGVFPWAVVGAAALGRYAQVSGWRTVERWTAGERRHFVALRARR, encoded by the coding sequence GTGAGCACCTCTGGTTCTGGGTCGGCCGATACCGCTGAGGACTGGAACAACGGCTCCTACGCGGCGGCGATGCATGCCCGGCGGGGCGATCTGTCGCTGCGCGACGCGGATGGTTGGTGCTGCCCCCTGGATGTCGAGAGGTGGTGTGCGCGAGCGGATGCCGGTGATCACGCCGTGCTGCGCCGCTGCAAGGGGCGCGTACTGGACATCGGGTGCGGGGCCGGCCGACTGGTCGAGGCGCTGCTCCACCGCGGGCACTGCGCACTCGGGATCGACGTGTCGCCGTCCGCCGTGATCACTACGGTGCGCCGGGGTGGCGCCGCACTGCGCCGTTCGGTGTTCGACCCGATCCCTGACGAGGGCACGTGGGGAACGGCCCTGCTCATCGACGGGAACATCGGCATCGGCGGCGACCCCTGCAGGCTCCTGCGGCGGATCAGGGACCTTGTCCACGGCCATGGGCTGCTGATCGTGGAGACCGCTTCCGGCGATGCAGACGAGCGCCGTCGCGTCCGGATCCACGCGGGACAGCATGCTGTGAGCGGCGTCTTCCCCTGGGCGGTAGTGGGCGCTGCGGCTCTGGGCCGGTACGCCCAGGTATCGGGTTGGAGGACGGTCGAGCGGTGGACGGCCGGTGAGCGGCGTCACTTCGTGGCGCTGCGTGCTCGCCGCTGA
- a CDS encoding NUDIX domain-containing protein, with protein MIRDAFDHRVAEAAAADVRLAKMEFDGAGQWLTTVGQGPSGPLAAEVWVFDEDLARVLLVHHRWRGWVPPGGRVEPGETPREGARRELFEETGIEVELLPEPAAATVRSYRAEWPATLGLSFVAIVSASTPLVTESGQPAAWTSLNEDWASYFPEDAARVRQHARWLGEVSCR; from the coding sequence GTGATTCGTGATGCGTTTGACCACCGGGTGGCAGAGGCCGCGGCCGCTGATGTCCGGCTGGCGAAAATGGAGTTCGACGGTGCCGGCCAGTGGCTGACGACCGTCGGCCAGGGGCCCTCGGGGCCGCTCGCCGCAGAAGTGTGGGTCTTCGACGAGGATCTCGCTCGGGTGCTGCTGGTTCATCACCGTTGGCGTGGCTGGGTTCCGCCGGGCGGGCGCGTCGAGCCGGGTGAAACACCCCGGGAAGGAGCGCGCCGCGAGCTCTTCGAGGAGACCGGCATCGAGGTGGAACTGCTGCCCGAACCTGCCGCGGCGACGGTGCGTTCCTACCGCGCCGAGTGGCCGGCAACTCTTGGACTGTCGTTCGTTGCGATCGTGAGTGCGTCAACGCCCTTGGTGACCGAGAGCGGACAGCCGGCGGCCTGGACGTCCCTGAACGAGGACTGGGCGAGCTACTTCCCCGAGGACGCAGCGCGCGTCCGTCAGCATGCGCGATGGCTTGGTGAGGTCTCCTGCCGCTGA
- a CDS encoding serine/threonine-protein kinase: MPAGKEAQENDGDLVGKVLGGRYRVSSVIGRGGMGVVARAVDELLAREVAVKVLRAYTDASESELAHLRTRMEREAQAAARIRHSGVVTVHDVTQEQGLPVIVMELVDGPSLDDVVAQRGALDPYEAAAIGAQLMGALDAAHQAGVLHRDVKPGNVLLERGGRVVLTDFGIATMEASDDAAMAKLTRSGQLVGSLDYLPPERAQGREPGPASDIWSLGMTLYAAVEGVSPFRRTSVWSTLAAIVAEPLPEPRRAGPLAPVLLALMAKEPASRPTADQARAMLERVAAGGAGAHPAQPVPASGIPAPTAPSVVAPPLGFGPPPVFGDGGDGGGAVSSVQPHVPAPHSGFPPPGHPPTAAQGSEVADRARRRSRITIAAAAVAVLAAGGVTYAVTAGGGGDPVRAVAPTPVSGSDSPAQPSPVPTGCAGWTHKDSKPGTYGYISGDHHLLAAPYQNCPAGALVKDGTKLWYQCYIVNSHGNQWTYVRVDGTNTTGWLYNRDLTGQKGSSPAC; this comes from the coding sequence GTGCCAGCGGGCAAAGAGGCGCAAGAGAACGACGGAGACCTGGTCGGCAAGGTACTCGGGGGGCGCTACCGGGTGTCCTCCGTGATCGGCCGCGGCGGCATGGGAGTGGTCGCGCGGGCCGTCGACGAACTGCTCGCACGGGAGGTCGCCGTCAAGGTCCTGCGGGCCTACACCGACGCGAGCGAGTCCGAACTGGCCCACCTGCGCACCCGGATGGAGCGCGAGGCGCAGGCAGCCGCCCGCATCCGGCACAGCGGGGTGGTCACCGTGCACGACGTGACCCAAGAACAGGGCCTGCCGGTCATCGTCATGGAACTCGTCGACGGACCCTCGCTCGACGACGTGGTGGCGCAGCGCGGCGCGCTCGACCCGTACGAGGCCGCCGCGATCGGCGCCCAGCTCATGGGCGCGCTCGACGCCGCGCACCAAGCAGGTGTCCTGCACCGGGACGTGAAGCCGGGCAACGTGCTGCTCGAGCGGGGTGGCCGGGTCGTACTCACCGACTTCGGCATCGCCACCATGGAAGCCTCCGACGACGCGGCCATGGCGAAACTGACCCGCAGCGGTCAGCTGGTCGGCTCGCTCGACTACTTGCCGCCGGAGCGCGCGCAGGGCAGGGAGCCCGGCCCGGCCTCGGACATCTGGTCCCTCGGGATGACCCTGTACGCGGCGGTGGAGGGCGTCTCGCCGTTCCGCCGCACCTCGGTGTGGTCCACGCTGGCCGCGATCGTCGCCGAACCGCTGCCCGAGCCCCGGCGGGCAGGGCCGCTCGCCCCGGTGCTGCTGGCGCTGATGGCGAAGGAGCCGGCGAGCCGGCCCACCGCCGACCAGGCCCGCGCGATGCTGGAGCGGGTGGCGGCGGGCGGGGCCGGAGCGCACCCCGCGCAGCCGGTTCCCGCATCCGGGATACCGGCCCCGACGGCGCCGTCCGTCGTGGCGCCGCCTCTCGGCTTCGGGCCGCCGCCGGTCTTCGGTGATGGGGGCGATGGCGGTGGCGCCGTATCGTCTGTGCAGCCCCATGTCCCGGCTCCCCACAGCGGATTCCCCCCGCCGGGCCATCCGCCGACCGCCGCGCAAGGCTCCGAGGTCGCGGACCGGGCGCGCCGCCGCAGCCGTATCACGATAGCCGCGGCGGCCGTCGCAGTACTCGCCGCCGGCGGTGTCACCTATGCCGTGACTGCGGGGGGCGGCGGCGACCCGGTGCGGGCGGTGGCGCCGACGCCCGTGTCCGGTAGCGACTCCCCGGCCCAGCCGAGCCCCGTACCGACGGGCTGTGCCGGCTGGACCCACAAGGACTCCAAGCCGGGCACCTACGGCTACATTTCCGGCGATCATCACCTGCTGGCCGCGCCGTACCAAAACTGCCCCGCCGGTGCCCTCGTCAAGGACGGCACGAAGCTCTGGTACCAGTGCTACATCGTCAACTCGCACGGGAACCAATGGACGTACGTACGCGTGGACGGCACGAACACCACCGGCTGGCTGTACAACCGCGACCTCACCGGCCAGAAGGGCTCGTCCCCCGCGTGCTAG
- a CDS encoding arsenate reductase ArsC codes for MAPQQVSAVPAVAAGPAVAMVEVRSAGSAPADAVNPAAVEAMAEVGIDISAQTPKVLTVEAVQASDVVITMGCGDACPVFPGKRYLDWKLDDPAGQGLEAVRPIRDQIEDRVRRLLDELTA; via the coding sequence GTGGCTCCGCAGCAGGTCTCCGCCGTCCCGGCCGTCGCTGCGGGCCCGGCCGTCGCGATGGTCGAGGTCCGCTCCGCCGGATCGGCGCCTGCCGACGCCGTGAACCCGGCTGCCGTCGAAGCGATGGCCGAGGTCGGTATCGACATCTCCGCCCAGACCCCGAAGGTGCTGACGGTCGAGGCCGTCCAGGCATCCGACGTCGTGATCACCATGGGCTGCGGCGACGCTTGCCCTGTCTTCCCCGGCAAGAGGTACCTCGACTGGAAGCTCGACGACCCCGCCGGGCAGGGCCTGGAGGCCGTCCGTCCGATCCGGGACCAGATCGAGGACCGCGTCCGGCGACTGCTGGATGAACTGACCGCCTGA
- the xdhB gene encoding xanthine dehydrogenase molybdopterin binding subunit translates to MSHLSERPEMPVVGVSMPHESANLHVTGAALYTDDLVHRTKDVLHAYPVQVMKAHGRITALRTEPALAVPGVVRVLTGADVPGVNDAGMKHDEPLFPDEVMFHGHAVAWVLAETLEAGRLGAAAVEVELDEQPSVITLQEAIATNSFHGARPLMLTGDVDAGFDDSAHVFTGEFQFSDQEHFYLETHAALAHVDEGGQMFVQSSTQHPSETQEIVAHVLGLHSHEVTVQCLRMGGGFGGKEMQPHGFAAVAALGARLTGRPVRVRLNRTQDLTMSGKRHGFHATWKIGFDAEGRIQALDATLTADGGWSLDLSEPVVARALCHIDNTYWIPNARIAGRIARTNKVSNTAFRGFGGPQGMLVIEDIMGRCAPLLGLDPMELRERNFYQQGHSTPYGQRVLHPERISTVWRQVKDDARIADRRAEIGAFNAAHPHTKRALAITGIKFGISFNLTAFNQAGALVLIYKDGSVLINHGGTEMGQGLHTKMLQVAATTLGIPLHKVRLAPTRTDKVPNTSATAASAGADLNGAAVKNACEQLRGRLLQVAGTQLGANASDVRIVEGFARVLGNDSALAWDDLVRTAYFQRVQLSAAGFYQTEGLHWDAKAFQGSPFKYFSYGAAATEVEVDGFTGAYRIRRVDIVHDVGDSLSPMIDIGQVEGGFVQGAGWLTLEDLRWDAGDGPNRGRLLTQAASTYKLPSFSEMPEEFNVRLLENATEEGAVYGSKAVGEPPLMLAFSVREALRQAAGEFGPCGASVELASPATPEAVYWAIEAARKGGVRHEGRAPGGSEVPVDASALSNA, encoded by the coding sequence ATGAGCCATTTGTCCGAACGCCCCGAAATGCCCGTCGTCGGCGTTTCCATGCCGCACGAGAGCGCCAACCTGCACGTCACCGGCGCCGCGCTGTACACCGATGACCTGGTCCATCGCACCAAGGACGTACTGCACGCCTACCCGGTCCAGGTCATGAAGGCCCATGGCAGGATCACCGCGCTGCGCACCGAGCCCGCGCTCGCCGTGCCCGGTGTGGTCCGTGTGCTGACCGGTGCCGACGTACCGGGCGTCAACGACGCCGGCATGAAGCACGACGAACCGCTGTTCCCCGATGAGGTCATGTTCCACGGCCACGCCGTCGCTTGGGTGCTCGCCGAGACCCTGGAGGCGGGCCGGCTCGGTGCGGCGGCCGTCGAGGTGGAACTCGACGAACAGCCCTCCGTGATCACGTTGCAGGAAGCGATCGCGACGAACAGTTTTCACGGCGCCCGACCCTTGATGCTGACCGGCGACGTCGATGCCGGCTTCGACGACTCCGCGCACGTGTTCACCGGCGAGTTCCAGTTCTCCGATCAGGAACACTTCTATCTCGAGACGCACGCCGCGCTGGCCCACGTCGACGAGGGCGGGCAGATGTTCGTCCAGAGCAGCACCCAGCATCCCTCGGAGACGCAGGAGATCGTCGCGCACGTGCTCGGCCTGCACAGCCACGAGGTGACCGTGCAGTGTCTGCGGATGGGCGGCGGCTTCGGCGGCAAGGAGATGCAGCCCCACGGATTCGCGGCCGTCGCCGCGCTCGGCGCCAGGCTCACCGGCCGGCCGGTCCGGGTGCGGCTCAACCGGACCCAGGACCTGACCATGTCCGGCAAGCGCCACGGCTTCCACGCCACGTGGAAGATCGGCTTCGACGCCGAGGGCCGCATCCAGGCCCTGGACGCCACCTTGACCGCGGACGGCGGCTGGAGCCTGGACCTGTCCGAGCCCGTCGTGGCCCGCGCCCTTTGCCACATCGACAACACCTACTGGATCCCCAACGCGCGCATCGCCGGCCGCATCGCCAGGACCAACAAGGTCTCCAACACCGCCTTCCGCGGCTTCGGCGGACCGCAGGGCATGCTGGTGATCGAGGACATCATGGGCCGGTGCGCGCCGCTGCTCGGCCTGGATCCGATGGAGTTGCGCGAACGCAACTTCTACCAGCAGGGCCACTCGACACCGTACGGACAGCGGGTTCTGCACCCCGAACGGATCTCCACCGTCTGGCGCCAGGTGAAGGACGACGCCCGCATCGCCGACCGCAGGGCCGAGATCGGTGCCTTCAATGCCGCGCACCCGCACACCAAGCGGGCGCTCGCGATCACCGGGATCAAGTTCGGCATCTCGTTCAACCTCACCGCCTTCAACCAGGCCGGCGCGCTGGTGCTGATCTACAAGGACGGCTCGGTCCTGATCAACCACGGCGGCACCGAAATGGGGCAGGGCCTCCACACCAAGATGCTGCAGGTGGCCGCGACCACACTGGGCATTCCGCTGCACAAGGTGCGGCTGGCCCCGACGCGCACCGACAAGGTGCCCAACACCTCCGCAACCGCCGCCAGTGCCGGGGCGGACCTCAACGGTGCGGCGGTGAAGAACGCCTGCGAGCAGTTGCGCGGGCGGCTGCTGCAGGTGGCCGGAACCCAGCTGGGTGCGAACGCCTCGGACGTGCGCATCGTCGAAGGCTTCGCACGCGTCCTCGGCAACGACAGTGCGCTGGCGTGGGACGACCTGGTGCGCACGGCGTACTTCCAGCGGGTCCAGTTGTCGGCGGCCGGTTTCTACCAGACCGAGGGCCTGCACTGGGACGCGAAGGCGTTCCAGGGCTCGCCGTTCAAGTACTTCTCCTACGGTGCCGCCGCGACCGAGGTGGAGGTGGACGGCTTCACCGGCGCATACCGGATCCGGCGCGTGGACATCGTGCACGACGTCGGCGACAGCCTCTCCCCCATGATCGACATCGGTCAGGTCGAGGGCGGTTTCGTGCAGGGCGCGGGCTGGCTCACGCTCGAGGACCTGCGGTGGGACGCAGGCGACGGGCCGAACCGCGGTCGGCTGCTGACCCAGGCCGCGAGCACCTACAAACTGCCGAGTTTCTCGGAGATGCCCGAGGAGTTCAACGTCAGGCTGCTGGAGAACGCCACCGAGGAGGGGGCGGTGTACGGCTCCAAAGCGGTGGGTGAGCCTCCGCTGATGCTGGCCTTCTCGGTGCGAGAAGCGCTGCGGCAAGCGGCCGGGGAGTTCGGGCCCTGCGGAGCCAGCGTGGAGCTCGCCTCCCCCGCGACACCGGAGGCGGTGTACTGGGCGATCGAAGCAGCCCGCAAGGGGGGCGTGCGGCACGAGGGCCGCGCCCCCGGCGGCAGCGAGGTCCCCGTCGACGCAAGTGCTTTGAGCAATGCCTGA